TCCTACGTCAAGCCCCACGGCGCTCTCTACAACACCATCGTCCACCACGAGGCGCATGCGCGAGCCGTCGTCGACGGTGTCAAGGCGTTCGGTCGCGATCTGCCGCTGCTCCTCCTCCCCGGCTCCATTGCCGCTGAGATCGCGGAACAAGCTGGCCTGCGCGTCGTGCGCGAGGCCTTCGCCGACCGCGGTTACAACCCCGACGGCACGCTCGTTTCCCGTCGCGAGCCCAACGCCGTCATGCATGACCCCGCCGCCGTAGCTGAGCGGGTGCTCCACGTCGCTGCCACCGGTTCGGTCACAGCGATCGACGGCAGCGAGATTGCCGTCTCTGCGGAGTCCGTGTGCGTCCACGGCGACTCCCCGGGGGCCGTCGAGTTGACCCGCAGCATCGTCGCGCGCCTGGCAGACGAAGGCATCGAGATCCGGAGCTTCCTGTGAGCACCCAGCCGACTATTCATCCGGTCGGGTCGCGGGCGCTCCTCGTCGACCTTCCCGACCTCACCGCCGTGATGGACTGGCACGCCGCCCTGTCCGCCTCACCGCTTGAACACCAAACCGACGTGATCGCCGCAGCGCGCACGGTCCTTGTCACTTTCGACTCGCCCGCCGCAGCCACGGCGGCAGCATCGCAGCTCCGCGACTTTCACCCCGCTACCGCGCGCCGCTCTGATCCGCGCGACATCACAATTGAGGTGCTCTACGACGGCGCGGACCTGGGTGAGCTTGCCTCCTCGCTGGGAAAGAGCCCCGAGGAGCTGATTACGTGGCACACCTCGACGACGTGGGTCGCCGCATTCGGCGGGTTCGCCCCAGGTTTCACCTATTGCGTCCCCGAAGACCCCGCCCAGGCGCTTGACATCCCGCGCCGGGCAACACCGCGCACCGCGGTGCCTGCCGGGGCCGTCGCGCTCGCCGGGGACTTCTCCGCTGTCTACCCCCGCACATCTCCGGGCGGCTGGCAGCTCATCGGCACCACGACCACTCCCATGTGGGACTCGGCTGCGAACCCTCCGGCACTCGTCGCGCCGGGTGACCGGGTGCGGTACGTGGCCGTCGACACGCTGGCAAGCAACGCTGCGCCCAGCCACAGCCACCTCGCCCGGCCGTCGCGCCGCCCTATCTTCACTGTCGACGATCCCGGCCTACAGACGCTCTACCAAGACCTGGGGCGTCAAGGCAACGGGAACCTGGGGGTCACGACGTCGGGTTCGGCCGACCGGGCCTCAGCACGCACCGCGAACGCGGCCGTGGGCAACGACAGGAACGCAACGCTGTTGGAAAACGTGGGGGGACTTACCCTCACCGCCCTCGCGGAGACGGTGGTCTGCGTGACGGGGGCCGCCGCCGACGTCACCGTCGGTGGCCGGCCAATCCTCCTCGCCACACCCACCATCGTGCCCGCGGGCGCGGAACTTGTGGTCTCCGCTCCCCGCACGGGAATGCGCAGCTACATCGCCGTCCGCGGTGGGCTCATCGCCGACACCGAACTTGATTCCGCGGCCACCGACATGCTCTCCGGCCTGGGCCCTGCGCCGCTTCAGGCCGGGGACACGGTGTCCGTCTCCCTCACGCCGCCACAGTCCGCGAACGCCCTGCTGAGCAATCCCCTTCGCGTTTCCCGCGAGGGGGCGGCGACGGTGGGCGTGGTGCGCTGCGTCCTGGGTCCGCGCGACGACTGGTTCTCCGCCGAGGATGTAGAGAGGTTCCTGTCCACCACGTTCACGGTGACCGCCGATTCGAACCGGGTGGGCGTGCGGCTCGAGACCGACACACCCATTGAACGAAGTCGCGCGGGTGAGCTGCCCTCCGAGGGGATGGTGGCCGGCTCCGTGCAGATCCCCCCCTCGGGCCAGCCCGTCGTTTTCCTCCGCGACCACGCCGTTACCGGCGGCTACCCCGTCATCGCGACCGTCATCAACGAAGATGTTGACATCGCCGCCCAGCTCCCGCCGGGCGGGAAAATTCGCTTCGAGCTCTACTCCCGATAAGGACTACTCCCCATGAATCTACAAGCCGTCCTCATTGCCAACCGCGGGGAAATCGCGGTACGCATCGCGCGGACCGCTCGCGACCTCGGTATTCGCTCCATCGCTGTCTACTCAGAACCCGACACCGGTGCCCTTCACACGCAGATCGCCGATGAGGCCTACCTTTTGCCGGGGAAGACCTCCTCTGAGACGTACATGAACATTCCCGCTCTTATCGACGTCGCCCAGCGCGCCGGCGCGGATTGCGTCCACCCGGGGTACGGTTTCCTCTCCGAGAACGCCGATTTCGCCCGCACGGTTCAGGATGCGGGCCTGACGTGGGTCGGCCCCTCGCCCGAGTCGATCGAGTTGCTCGGCGACAAGCTGGCCGCCCGGGCTGTGGCCGTCGAGGCGGGTGCTCCCCTCGCCCCCGGTACATCGGAGCCGCTGCAAACCTGGGAGGAGGCCCGCGACTTCGCCGCCGAGCACGGCATGCCGATTGCTATCAAGGCCGCCTTCGGTGGCGGCGGGCGCGGCCTGAAGGTCGTCTTCGACGAGGCCGACATTGAAGAGGGCTTCGCCTCCGCGGGGCGTGAGGCCCGCGAGGCGTTTGGCCGCGGCGAGTGCTACGTGGAGAAGTTCCTCACCCACCCGCGCCACGTCGAGGCGCAGGTCCTTGCGGATACACACGGCAACGTCGCCGTGCTCGGCACGCGTGACTGTTCCACGCAGCGTCGCTTCCAGAAGCTCATCGAGGAGGCACCCGCTCCGTTCCTCACCGAGGAACAGCGACGCGGAATTGAAGAAGGCGCTCGCGCCATCTGCACCAAGGCCGGGTACGTGTCGGCGGGCACGGTGGAATACATCGTCTCCGAGGACGGCACCGTGTCATTCCTGGAGGTCAACACCCGTGTGCAGGTGGAGCACCCCGTCACCGAGGCGGTGACGGGTGTGGACATCATCGCCGAGCAGTTCCGCATCGCCGACGGTCAGCCACTGTCCTTCGGCGGCAACGACCCAGAGATCAACGGGCACGCCTTTGAATTCCGCATCAACGCCGAAGATGTGACAAACGGCTTCGCCCCTTCGCCGGGAACCATCACCCGCTTCGATGTTCCCACCGGCCCGGCCGTGCGCGTCGACACGGGCGTGCGCACGGGCACAACCATTCCGGCCTACTACGACTCACTCATGGGCAAGCTCATCGTGTGGGGCCCTGACCGCGCCACCGCGATCAGCCGTGCCCAGCGCGCACTGAACGAATTCACCATCGAGGGCGTGCGCTCGGTCCTGCCGTTCCACCGGGACATGATCACCGCGCCGGAGCTGACGGGCGACAGCCTCGACGTGTACACCGACTGGGTGGACCACAACTACTCCCCTTCCGCGAAGCACTACGTCGACGACATCGAGCACATCTACGACGAGCGCACCAGCGTGGTCGTCGAGATCGACGGCAGGCTGCACACGGTGGGCATTCCGGTGTCCCTCCTCAGCGCCGGTTCCGCTGCTCCGGCCCCGGGCACCGCTGACGCGGTGGCGGGGGCCGCGCCGGGCGCCAACGCAGTGACCACGAAATACGAGGCAACGATCGTGGACTGGCTGGTCGCCGACGGCGAGGTCGTGGCGAAGGGTGACGCGCTCGCCACCATAGAAGCGATGAAGATGGAGTCGACCATCAAGGCCCCCCGGAACGGCCACATCTCCCTCGCCGCCGCCCCGGGCGAGCGGGTAAAGGCGAACGCGACGATCGCGACGATCTCCTAAGGCACCTGGTAGAAGCTGTCCCGGACGTCGGTGATGAGCATCTTGCCCGGTGAATGGCAGATGGCCAGGTCGGGTTTTGAGCTCATCACGACCGATTGGGGCGTGACTCCGCACGCCCAAAACACGGGGATGTGTCCGGGCGCGATGTCGACCGCGTCACCGAAGTCGGGGGCCGCGAGGTCGCCGATGCCAATCGCCGCCGGGTCGCCGACATGGACGGGCGCGCCGTGGACCGCGGGGTAGCGTGAGGTGACCCGCACCGCGTCCGCGACCTGCGACGCCGGGATCGGGCGCATGGATACAACCATTTTCCCGCTGAACGTCCCGGCGGGCACACAATCGATGTTTGTCACGTACATCGGGACGTTGCGCCCTTGCTCGATGTGGGCGACGGGGACGTGGGCGTCGATAAGTGCCTGCTCAAACGTAAACGAGCACCCGATGAGGAAGGCCACGGTCGAGGGGGTCCAGTAGGAGGTGGCGTCAGCGACCTCGTCGACGAGC
The nucleotide sequence above comes from Corynebacterium capitovis DSM 44611. Encoded proteins:
- a CDS encoding carboxyltransferase domain-containing protein; amino-acid sequence: MDWHAALSASPLEHQTDVIAAARTVLVTFDSPAAATAAASQLRDFHPATARRSDPRDITIEVLYDGADLGELASSLGKSPEELITWHTSTTWVAAFGGFAPGFTYCVPEDPAQALDIPRRATPRTAVPAGAVALAGDFSAVYPRTSPGGWQLIGTTTTPMWDSAANPPALVAPGDRVRYVAVDTLASNAAPSHSHLARPSRRPIFTVDDPGLQTLYQDLGRQGNGNLGVTTSGSADRASARTANAAVGNDRNATLLENVGGLTLTALAETVVCVTGAAADVTVGGRPILLATPTIVPAGAELVVSAPRTGMRSYIAVRGGLIADTELDSAATDMLSGLGPAPLQAGDTVSVSLTPPQSANALLSNPLRVSREGAATVGVVRCVLGPRDDWFSAEDVERFLSTTFTVTADSNRVGVRLETDTPIERSRAGELPSEGMVAGSVQIPPSGQPVVFLRDHAVTGGYPVIATVINEDVDIAAQLPPGGKIRFELYSR
- a CDS encoding putative hydro-lyase; this encodes MVLPRSYSPSQARALFRDKTSSVATTAGFSLGYAQANLIAVDRRYAFDFLLFAQRNPKPCPILGVLEAGHVTSDLVRGGDIRTDIPAYRVYRDGELVDEVADATSYWTPSTVAFLIGCSFTFEQALIDAHVPVAHIEQGRNVPMYVTNIDCVPAGTFSGKMVVSMRPIPASQVADAVRVTSRYPAVHGAPVHVGDPAAIGIGDLAAPDFGDAVDIAPGHIPVFWACGVTPQSVVMSSKPDLAICHSPGKMLITDVRDSFYQVP
- a CDS encoding acetyl/propionyl/methylcrotonyl-CoA carboxylase subunit alpha encodes the protein MNLQAVLIANRGEIAVRIARTARDLGIRSIAVYSEPDTGALHTQIADEAYLLPGKTSSETYMNIPALIDVAQRAGADCVHPGYGFLSENADFARTVQDAGLTWVGPSPESIELLGDKLAARAVAVEAGAPLAPGTSEPLQTWEEARDFAAEHGMPIAIKAAFGGGGRGLKVVFDEADIEEGFASAGREAREAFGRGECYVEKFLTHPRHVEAQVLADTHGNVAVLGTRDCSTQRRFQKLIEEAPAPFLTEEQRRGIEEGARAICTKAGYVSAGTVEYIVSEDGTVSFLEVNTRVQVEHPVTEAVTGVDIIAEQFRIADGQPLSFGGNDPEINGHAFEFRINAEDVTNGFAPSPGTITRFDVPTGPAVRVDTGVRTGTTIPAYYDSLMGKLIVWGPDRATAISRAQRALNEFTIEGVRSVLPFHRDMITAPELTGDSLDVYTDWVDHNYSPSAKHYVDDIEHIYDERTSVVVEIDGRLHTVGIPVSLLSAGSAAPAPGTADAVAGAAPGANAVTTKYEATIVDWLVADGEVVAKGDALATIEAMKMESTIKAPRNGHISLAAAPGERVKANATIATIS
- a CDS encoding LamB/YcsF family protein, with protein sequence MFKREGTRHVSTAIDLNADLGETTAGNPVADDGAMLDMVSSANVATGFHAGDPHSIARTLSAAAAAGVTVGAHPAYNDPAAFGRRFVDYAPADLTDEVLYQIGALDALARANGTQVSYVKPHGALYNTIVHHEAHARAVVDGVKAFGRDLPLLLLPGSIAAEIAEQAGLRVVREAFADRGYNPDGTLVSRREPNAVMHDPAAVAERVLHVAATGSVTAIDGSEIAVSAESVCVHGDSPGAVELTRSIVARLADEGIEIRSFL